One genomic region from Salvia hispanica cultivar TCC Black 2014 chromosome 2, UniMelb_Shisp_WGS_1.0, whole genome shotgun sequence encodes:
- the LOC125207831 gene encoding 2-alkenal reductase (NADP(+)-dependent)-like produces the protein MGEEISNKQVVLNNYVETYVKKSDMSLRTSKIQLKIPSGCDGAILVKNLYLSCDPFILSRMKKLEGHYIASFTLDSPISGFGVSKILDSSHPNFKTGELVWGFTGWEEYSLIKDPNILFKVPDKDLPFSYYTGILGMPGMTAYVGFFEFCSPKKGETVYVSAASGAVGQLVGQFAKTAGCYVVGSAGSKEKVDLLKNKFGFDEAFNYKEEQDYNAALKRYFPDGIDIYFDNVGGKMLEAVLNNMRLNARVALCGMISQYSLEQPEGIYNLLNVIIKRVRMEGFFTSDHYHLYPKFMEMVVPLIKEEKITYVEDIAEGIESAPGALVGLFSGRNVGKQVVVVARE, from the exons ATGGGTGAGGAAATAAGCAACAAGCAAGTGGTACTCAATAACTATGTCGAAACATATGTGAAAAAATCTGATATGTCGCTTAGAACTTCCAAAATTCAGCTCAAAATTCCCAGCGGTTGCGATGGCGCCATTTTGGTGAAGAATCTCTACTTATCTTGTGATCCTTTCATTCTTAGCCGCATGAAGAAGCTCGAGGGCCACTATATTGCTTCTTTCACGCTGGATTCT CCTATTTCTGGATTTGGAGTGTCGAAAATACTGGATTCGTCTCATCCAAATTTCAAGACGGGCGAGCTAGTTTGGGGGTTTACTGGCTGGGAGGAGTATAGCCTTATTAAAGATCCAAACATATTGTTTAAGGTCCCTGATAAAGATTTGCCTTTCTCTTATTATACGGGGATTCTTG GCATGCCTGGCATGACAGCTTATGTTGGTTTTTTTGAGTTTTGCTCTCCCAAAAAGGGGGAAACTGTGTATGTCTCTGCTGCATCCGGAGCTGTTGGTCAGCTCGTTGGTCAGTTTGCAAAGACCGCAGGTTGTTACGTTGTTGGGAGTGCAGGGAGCAAAGAAAAG GTTGATCTCTTGAAGAACAAATTCGGGTTTGACGAAGCATTCAACTACAAAGAAGAGCAAGACTATAATGCAGCGTTGAAGAG GTATTTCCCCGATGGCATAGACATCTACTTTGATAATGTGGGAGGGAAGATGCTCGAAGCGGTGCTAAACAACATGAGACTCAACGCCCGTGTTGCGCTTTGTGGGATGATCTCCCAATATAGCCTTGAGCAGCCCGAAGGCATCTACAACTTGCTTAACGTAATAATAAAACGGGTCCGTATGGAAGGATTTTTCACTAGCGACCACTACCATCTCTACCCGAAGTTCATGGAGATGGTTGTGCCTCTAATCAAGGAAGAGAAGATCACATACGTCGAAGATATAGCCGAAGGCATTGAAAGCGCGCCTGGGGCTCTCGTTGGCTTATTCTCCGGTCGCAACGTCGGGAAGCAGGTGGTGGTGGTTGCTCGTGAGTAA